ACCCCGAAACTTGCgtgggggggggaaaggaggtGGGGACCACCCaaactggggggggggggcggcaGGTGCAGGGTGGGTGACCCCCAAAAGTGGGAGGTACCAAAACTGGggggggacaccccaaaaccgGGGGGGATCCCCAAAACCGGGGAGGGGTGGGGACCCCGAAAACTgggggggggaggaaggaagggggggACCCCCAAACCGGGGGGGGGACCCAAAAACGGGGGGCGACACCCTAAACCTGGGTGGGCGACAAACTACTGAGTGGAACTGGAGGGCGGACCCCAAAACCGTGGGGGGGGGCCAGCGGGGGGATCCCCAAAACCTGGGGGGGGGGCCAAAAACCTGGGGGGGAACTCGGGGAACCCCAAaactggggtggggggggccTAAAGCCTGGGGGGGACCCCAAATTTGGGGGGAACTGGGGGGGATCCCCAAAACCCCGAGGGGGGAATGGGGACCCCAAAACCTCGGGGGAAAGCTTGGGGGGGGTCCCCAAAATCCAGAGGGGTCCCCAAAACCCTGGGGGCGTCCCCAAAATTCAGGGGGTCCCCAAAACCTCGGGGGGAGAGCTTGGGGGGGTCCCCAAAACCCCGGGGGGGAATTGGGGGGGGGTCCCCAAAATCCAGGGGGGGTCCCTAAAACCCTGCGGGGGGTCCCCAAAATTCAAGGGGTCCCCAAAAACCCGGGGGGAGCTTGAGAGGGTCCCCAGAATTCAGGGGGGTCCCCAAAAcgccaggtggggctggggggtcccCAAAATTTAGGGGGGGTCCCCAAAACCCTGGAGAGGGTCTCCAAAATTCAGGGGGTCCCCAAAAACCCGGGGGGGAATTAGGGGGGACCCCAAAAGCCTGGGGGGTCCCCAAAATCCAGTGGGGGTCCCCAAAATCCTGGCGGGGGTCCCCAAAATTTAGGGGGGTGCCCAAAACCTCGTGGGGGAATTGGGAGGGGGTCCCCAAAATTCAGGGGGGTCCCGAAGAGCCTGGGGGGGTCCCCAAAGTTCAGGGGGTCTCCAAAACCCCGTGTGGGAATTGGGAGGGTCCCCAAAATTCAGGGGGGCCCCAAAAccccaggtggggctggggggtcccCAAAACCCCAGGGGTGAACTGGGGGGGGTCCCAAAAACCTCGGGGGAATTGGGGGGGTCCCCAAAATCCAGGTGGGTCCCCAAAACCCTGGTGGGGGTCCCCAAAATTCAGGGGGAGTCCCTAAAATCCCACAGGGGAATCACCAAAACCCCATTAGGGAATTTGGGGTGGGGGTGTCTCCAACCCTcgggggggatttgggggttccCCCGAGGAGATTTGGGGGTCCCCCTGACCCCCCCCGGTCCCCGCAGAGGCCGAGGAGCCCCCCGAGAAGGAGGAGGCGCCGCGGGAGCGCCGGGGGCACCGGCGGGAGGAGCTGGCCCCCTACCCCAAGGGCAAGAAAGGTACCCGGGGGGGGTCCCCCCAAATTTGGGGAGGGTCCCCTGGGCATCTTGGGGGGTTTcagaggggatttgggggggttCTGAAAGGGGGTCCTGGGATTTGGAGGGGTTTTTGAGGGTTCtgggagggattttgggggtcTCCCCAAGATTTCGGGGGGTTCTGGGGGattcctgggattttggggggctcTGAGAAttctggggggatttgggggggtcTCCCCAAGATTCTTGGGGAATTTCGAGGGTTCTaggggggaattttgggggtcTCCTCAAGATTTTGGGGGGTTTCAGAGGAGTTTTGGGGGGATCTGAGAATTCTGGGGAGGATTTTGGGGGTCTCTCCAAGATTTTGGGGGGTTCTGGGGGGGattccctgggattttgggggggtttgaGAGTTCtgggggggatttttggggggatcTGAGAATTCTGGTGGGGTCCCCCCCAGTTTTGGGGGGTCCCCTGGGCATCTCGGGGGGTTTCAGAGAGGATTTGGGGGGGTTCTGCAGGTGgtcctgggattttgggggggtttgaGAGTTCtgggagggattttgggggtcTCCCCAAGATTTTGGGGGGTTcagaggggatttggggggtctCTGCAGAGGGTCCCGGGATTTGGGGGGGTTTCGAGGGTTCtggggtggattttggggggcTCTGAGAATTCtggggggggatttggggggtctCCCCAAGAttttggggggctctgggggggatTCCCCCGGGATTTTGAGGGGCTCTGAGGAGGGTcctggggattttggggggctctgagggggtccctgggatttggggattctTGGGGTTGGGGCTCCAAGGAGGGTCCTGGGGATTTCAGGGGGGTTCCAGGGGGGCTCcccagggattttggggggctctgagagggggggggggtccctgtGGATTTTGGGGCTCTCCGGAGGGGGTCCCTGTGGATTCTGGGGGTCTCTGGGGGTTCCCCAGGATATTGGGGGTCTCTGGCGGGTCCCCATGGATTTTGGGGGGCTCCGGAAGGGGGGGTCCCTGTGGATTCTGGGGGTCTCCGGGGGTCCCCATGGATTTTGGGGATCTCCAGGGGTTCCCGTGGATTCTGGGGATCTCTGGGGgttccctgggattttggggatctCTGGGGGGGTCCCAGTGGATTTTGGGGGTCTCTGGGGGTCCCCTAGGATTCTGGGAGTCTCTGGGTGTTCCCCAGGATTTTGGGGGTCTCCGGGGGtccctgggattttgggggtctCCCAGGATTCTGGGGGTCTCTGGAGAGTGTCTCCGTGGATTTTGGGGATATCTGGGGGGGTCCCTGGGATTTCAGGAGCTTCAAGGGGGGGGTCCCCATGGAATTTGGGGATCTCCAGGGGGtccctgggattttggggatctCCGGGGGTCTCCCAGGATTCTGGGGATCCCTGGGGGTTCCCCATGGATTCTGGGGGTCCCCAACGATTCTGGGGGTCCCCATGGATTCTGGGGGTCTCCAGGGATCCCCCACGATTCTGGGGGTCCCCATGGATTCTGGGGGTCTCCAGGGGTCCCCCACGATTCTGGGGGTCCCCATGGATTCTGGGGGGTCTCCAGGGGTCCCCCACGATTCTGGGGGTCCCCATGACCTCTCTGACCCCGCCCGTGCCCCCCAGGCGGCCGCAAGGACGAGGAGCTGGACCCGATGGACCCCAGCTCTTACTCGGACGCTCCCCGGTACGGGCAGGGGGTCCCGGGGTGCCggggggggttttggggtgcccccAGGACCCCCGTGACCCCCTCCCCACCGTGTCCCCTCCCCCCCAGGGGTACCTGGTCCACGGGGCTGCCCAAGCGCAACGAGGCCAAGACGGGCGCGGACACGACGGCGGCCGGGCCCCTGTTCCAGCAGCGGCCGTACCCCAGCCCGGGCGCCGTGCTGCGCGCCAACGCCGAGGCCTCGCGCGGGAAGGACTGAGCCGGCACCCCCAAACTGGGACACCCCCAAACTGGGACACCCCCAAACTGGGACACCCCGGAACTGGGGCACACCCCGGAACTGGGGCACCCCCAAATTGGGGACACCCCCGAAACCCCCACCAGACCCTCCAGGAACCCCCAAAGTTCTGGGCACCCCAACACTGCGGCACCCCGAAATTGGGGACATCCCGAAATTGGGGGGACAATAAACTGGGGCACCCCGAAATTGGGGATGCCCCAAAACCCCCACCAGACCCTTTTGGGACACCCCGGAACTGGGGCACCCCGAAACTGGGGCACTTCAAAATTGGGGACATCCTGAAACCCTCACCAGACTCTCAAGGGACACCCCAGAACCAGGGCACCCCAGAACTGGGGCACCCCGAAATTGGGGACACCCCCGAAACCCCCCACCAGCCCCTCCAGGAACCCCCAAAGTCGGGGCACCCCGGAACTGGGGCACCCCGAAATTGGGGCACCCCGAAATTGGGGGGACAATAAACTGGGGCACCCCAAAACTCTCACCAGCCCTTTCAGGTACACCCTGGAACCGGGGCACCCCAAAATTGGGGACACCCCCAAACTGGGGCACCCCGAAATTGGGgacatcccaaaatccccaccAGACCCTCCAGGGACACCCCGGAACCGGGACACCCCGAAATGAGGGACACCCCTAAACTGGGACACCCAAAACCCCCACCAGCCCCTCCAGGAACCCCCAAAGTTCTGGGGACCCTCAAAACCAGGAACCCCAAAATCggggacaccccaaaacagGGGCACCCCGAAATTCGGGACATCCCGAAACCCCCACCAGACCCTCCAGGGACACCCTGGAATTAGGGCACCCCGAAATTGGGGACATCCCAAAACCCTCACCAACCCTTCCAGGACCCTCCAAGGCTTCAGGGACACCCCGAAACTGGGCACCCCAAAATTGGGGACATCCCGAAAACTGGGGCGCTCCGAAATTGGGGCACCCCGAAACTGGGACACCCCGAAACTCCCACCAGCTCCTTCGGGGACACCCCGAAATTGGGGTGCCAATAAACTGGGGCTCCCCAAAACTCTCACCAGACCCTTCAGGGACACCCCGGAACCGAGGCACCCCGAAAttggggacaccccaaaaccctcacCAGCCCCTTCAGGGACACCCCGAAAttggggacaccccaaaaccctcacCAGCCCCTTCAGGGACACCCCGAAATTGGGGACACCCCGAAACCCCCACCATCCATCCCACCCAGGAACCCCGAAACTGGGGCGCCCCGAAATTGGGGACATCCCAAAACCCccaccagcccctccagggacaCCCCGAAATTGGGGACATCCCAAAACCcccaccagctcctccagggacaCCCCAGAACTGGGGCACCCCCAAACTCTCACCATCCATCCCACCCAGGAACCCCCAAAGCTCCGAGGACCCCCAAAACCAGGGCACCCCGAAATTGGGGTGACAATAAACTGGGGCACTCTGAAATTGGGGACACCCCCGAAATTGGGGACACCCCCGAAACCCCCACCAGACCCTCCAGGAACCCCCAAAGTTCTGGGCACCCCGGAACTGGGGCACCCCGAAACTGGGGACATCCCGAAATTGGGGTGCCAATAAAATGGGGCACCCCAAAACTCCGACCAGGCTctccagggacaccccaaatccGGGGCACCCCGAAactgggacaccccaaaacccccaccagcccctccagggacaCCCCGGAACCGGGACACCCCGAAATTGGGACTCCCCAAAACCCTCACCACCCCACCCAGGAACCCCCAAAGCTCCGGGCACCCCGAAACTGGGACACCCCGAAATTGGGACACCCCGGAACCGggccaccccaaaacccccaccaTCCATCCCACCCAGGAACCCCCAAAGCTCCGGGAACCCCAAAAACCAGGGACCTCGAAACtggggcaccccaaaacccccaccagcccctgcagggaTCCCCAAAGCTCTGGGACACCCCGAAACCCCCATCATC
This Serinus canaria isolate serCan28SL12 unplaced genomic scaffold, serCan2020 HiC_scaffold_200, whole genome shotgun sequence DNA region includes the following protein-coding sequences:
- the PQBP1 gene encoding polyglutamine-binding protein 1 is translated as MPLPVALQSRLAKRGLLKHVEPEPEEEIIAEDYDDAHVDYEASRLEGLMPPWYKVIDPTCGLPYYWNVDTDLVSWLSPSDPNSVITKPARRARGGPEAEEPPEKEEAPRERRGHRREELAPYPKGKKGGRKDEELDPMDPSSYSDAPRGTWSTGLPKRNEAKTGADTTAAGPLFQQRPYPSPGAVLRANAEASRGKD